One window of Paenibacillus sp. FSL K6-3182 genomic DNA carries:
- a CDS encoding ABC transporter substrate-binding protein: MRTKKWIVLFLSMIVVISVLSACGSNNAKENGNSSAGENSAGNDKSNEPLTITFFDKNTGDKFSNAVAAEITKRTGITVEIQQPTGNPAEKLNLMLASDDLPDLIMFERSSDLVNKYIESGAIIPLNDLIEKNGPDVAKMYGDVLNKTRYKDGKNYYLSNWYGFENEPVFGFNMRKDILKELAPDKAEGGVPFTETEFKQLLLDFKAKYPTMDGKETIALSMDGENFGGTLGTFKGMFGMLPFYDENGELKFDVKDPQYRKMIMYMNDLYSTGLIDKEWAINKKQAWEQKLATGSVFASTGAYWDAGGANTILKKDRGEESQLFPYKVVADGIDPAKTTYGGRSSLGWDAITITKKNKNPERTMKFMNFLASEEGQYLLMWGIEGQHWDMKDGKHTPRPEVLQSFKDDWNAYTKESGIRKWTWFIKNGNGSDGTPYDLAGRFERGAVDKMALKNLSDSVYDSVLYDGLGPQGGTPEALNEQKVNDIVKQGLTKAIMAKSPEEANSIFDKMLSDMKAAGDAKVEAIYTTNFKNRVELWK; encoded by the coding sequence ATGCGTACTAAAAAATGGATCGTATTATTTTTAAGCATGATCGTTGTCATTTCCGTTTTATCAGCTTGCGGCTCCAATAATGCTAAAGAAAACGGCAACTCAAGTGCTGGCGAGAATAGCGCTGGAAATGACAAGTCTAACGAACCGCTGACCATAACCTTTTTCGATAAAAATACGGGAGATAAATTCAGCAACGCGGTAGCGGCAGAAATTACGAAGCGGACAGGAATCACAGTAGAAATTCAGCAGCCAACCGGCAATCCTGCGGAAAAGCTGAATCTGATGCTTGCAAGTGATGATCTGCCGGATCTCATCATGTTTGAGAGAAGCAGTGATTTGGTTAACAAATACATTGAGTCGGGTGCTATCATTCCACTAAATGATTTAATTGAAAAAAACGGCCCAGATGTAGCAAAAATGTATGGCGATGTGCTTAACAAAACGCGTTATAAAGACGGTAAAAACTATTACCTTTCCAACTGGTATGGGTTTGAGAATGAGCCTGTATTTGGCTTCAATATGCGTAAAGATATTTTGAAGGAGCTGGCTCCTGATAAAGCAGAAGGCGGAGTGCCTTTCACGGAAACGGAATTCAAGCAGCTATTGCTTGATTTTAAAGCGAAATATCCTACGATGGACGGTAAAGAAACGATCGCTCTATCGATGGATGGAGAAAACTTTGGCGGTACGCTAGGCACTTTCAAAGGGATGTTCGGCATGCTGCCTTTCTATGATGAGAATGGTGAGCTGAAGTTTGATGTGAAAGACCCGCAATACCGCAAAATGATTATGTACATGAATGATTTGTACAGCACAGGCCTGATCGATAAGGAATGGGCGATTAACAAGAAGCAAGCTTGGGAACAAAAACTAGCGACAGGCTCTGTATTTGCTTCAACAGGCGCGTATTGGGATGCTGGAGGAGCAAACACGATTCTGAAGAAGGATCGTGGTGAAGAATCACAGCTGTTTCCTTACAAGGTTGTAGCAGATGGCATAGATCCTGCAAAAACGACATACGGCGGACGCAGCTCACTGGGCTGGGATGCGATTACGATTACTAAGAAAAATAAAAACCCGGAACGCACGATGAAATTTATGAACTTCCTCGCGAGCGAAGAAGGACAATATTTGTTGATGTGGGGAATTGAAGGCCAGCACTGGGATATGAAGGATGGCAAGCATACGCCGCGTCCAGAAGTGCTGCAAAGCTTTAAAGACGATTGGAATGCCTATACCAAGGAATCTGGCATTCGCAAATGGACTTGGTTTATCAAAAACGGAAATGGTTCCGACGGTACACCTTATGACTTAGCGGGCCGCTTCGAACGTGGCGCTGTCGATAAGATGGCACTCAAAAACTTGTCTGACTCGGTGTATGACTCCGTACTCTACGATGGTCTTGGACCGCAGGGAGGAACGCCTGAAGCACTAAATGAGCAGAAGGTTAATGATATTGTGAAGCAGGGGCTGACGAAAGCGATTATGGCGAAGTCTCCTGAAGAAGCAAACAGCATTTTTGATAAAATGCTTAGTGACATGAAGGCTGCTGGAGATGCAAAGGTTGAAGCGATTTATACAACCAACTTCAAAAATCGTGTTGAGCTTTGGAAATAA
- a CDS encoding alpha-galactosidase has translation MKIGQFELEQRMEEYVVDNGVIQATVHLTDGHVSLKWSSGAALVGLYAEARYGLEQLRSTFYSKHVVNETSTHAIEDGFGKGLHWSFEHEELGKPFMRQHFRMYEQLPYLLMELEVESELEWETNEITPLAAYLNDGSIAQFGADAGASEEIRALFVPFDNDKWVRFASHAIPCSVHSYETTAIYRAQSRNGFVIGSVTHDTWKTGVIVEGTFPEDLGRLRVYGGAADMQTRDTIAHGTIRGKSIVSPTIFVGAFSDYRDGLEVYGKANAVLTPALRWEGGVPMGWNSWSAVMGKLDYDVYTYTSDFFSKHLQQNSFADDQGSLYVNFDSFWDNLSEEQLKDALRRVKANGQKPGTYYTPFAFWGNDPDTPVEGTDGTVLYREILIKDAAGQPLPKLDGAFAIDPSHPVALERIRKRLESFVEQGFDYVKLDFLTHGAMEGVFYDPNIRTGIQAYNKGMACVRETLNPEKIGRPFLINLSIAPLFPHGYAHSRRVSCDAFGTIDDTEYMLNALTYGWWINDSLYRFNDPDHVVLYKSDNQRAISEHEGRSRLNSAVIAGTSLLLGDDYRMEEAARRAKEWMTNPEIMALAKRGVTFRPVECSSGNKSENLFMLRAVEGTYVAAFNFEVEKESLLHASFERMGIDSSKGIVVRDLWSGQEGQAVTAGDGHRIELAPSESKLLLYVQAQ, from the coding sequence ATGAAGATTGGGCAATTCGAGCTGGAGCAGCGCATGGAGGAATATGTTGTTGATAACGGAGTCATTCAGGCAACCGTACATTTGACGGATGGGCATGTATCGCTGAAGTGGAGCAGCGGCGCGGCGCTGGTTGGCCTTTATGCCGAAGCACGTTATGGTTTGGAGCAGCTTCGCTCTACTTTTTACAGCAAGCATGTTGTAAACGAAACGTCTACCCACGCCATTGAGGATGGATTTGGCAAAGGGCTGCACTGGAGCTTTGAGCATGAAGAGCTTGGCAAGCCATTCATGCGTCAGCATTTCCGTATGTACGAGCAGCTGCCTTATTTGTTGATGGAGCTTGAAGTGGAAAGCGAGCTCGAATGGGAAACGAATGAAATCACGCCGCTAGCCGCATATTTAAATGATGGAAGTATTGCACAATTTGGAGCAGATGCAGGTGCCAGCGAGGAAATCAGGGCGTTATTCGTTCCATTCGATAATGACAAATGGGTTCGTTTTGCCTCACATGCTATTCCTTGCAGCGTACACAGCTATGAGACAACCGCCATTTATCGTGCGCAAAGCAGAAACGGATTTGTTATTGGATCAGTCACACATGATACTTGGAAAACAGGCGTTATTGTGGAAGGGACGTTCCCTGAGGATCTGGGCAGGCTGCGCGTTTATGGCGGAGCCGCTGATATGCAGACAAGAGATACAATTGCACACGGAACAATTCGCGGTAAAAGCATTGTTTCTCCGACGATTTTTGTCGGTGCGTTCTCGGATTACCGCGATGGGCTTGAAGTGTATGGCAAGGCGAATGCCGTATTGACACCAGCACTTCGTTGGGAAGGCGGCGTACCGATGGGCTGGAACAGCTGGTCAGCCGTCATGGGCAAGCTTGATTATGATGTGTATACGTATACATCTGATTTTTTCTCCAAACATTTGCAGCAAAACAGCTTTGCTGACGATCAGGGAAGCCTTTACGTCAACTTCGACTCCTTCTGGGACAATTTATCGGAAGAGCAGCTAAAGGACGCACTAAGACGGGTAAAGGCGAACGGTCAAAAGCCGGGCACTTATTATACGCCATTCGCTTTCTGGGGCAACGATCCGGATACGCCCGTAGAAGGAACAGATGGGACAGTGCTTTACCGTGAGATTCTGATCAAGGATGCAGCCGGACAGCCGCTGCCGAAGCTGGATGGCGCTTTTGCGATAGATCCATCGCATCCAGTCGCGCTGGAGCGAATTAGAAAAAGGCTGGAGAGCTTTGTAGAGCAGGGCTTTGATTATGTTAAGCTGGATTTTCTGACGCATGGCGCAATGGAAGGCGTTTTCTATGACCCCAATATAAGAACAGGAATACAGGCGTACAACAAAGGTATGGCTTGTGTACGTGAGACACTGAATCCTGAGAAAATTGGCAGACCGTTCTTAATTAATCTGTCTATTGCTCCGTTATTTCCGCATGGCTATGCACACAGCCGCCGTGTATCCTGTGATGCATTCGGAACGATCGATGATACCGAATATATGCTTAACGCGTTAACGTATGGCTGGTGGATTAACGATAGCTTGTATCGTTTCAACGACCCCGATCATGTTGTCCTCTATAAAAGCGACAACCAGCGTGCGATTAGCGAGCATGAAGGGAGAAGCCGTTTGAACAGTGCAGTGATTGCGGGTACCTCGCTACTGCTCGGCGATGATTACCGAATGGAGGAGGCAGCGCGGCGAGCCAAAGAATGGATGACAAATCCAGAAATCATGGCGTTAGCTAAGCGAGGTGTAACCTTCCGTCCCGTTGAGTGCAGCAGTGGGAACAAAAGTGAAAATCTGTTCATGCTGCGTGCTGTGGAAGGGACTTACGTCGCTGCTTTTAATTTCGAAGTAGAGAAGGAAAGCTTGTTGCACGCATCATTTGAAAGAATGGGCATAGATTCCTCTAAGGGGATAGTCGTTCGGGATTTGTGGAGTGGACAGGAGGGGCAAGCCGTGACAGCGGGCGATGGACATCGCATTGAGCTGGCACCATCGGAGTCTAAGCTGCTGCTCTATGTACAGGCGCAATAG
- a CDS encoding ABC transporter permease subunit: MESIMKAESSKSVPPQKKRSIGNSNVWGRLKEQRLLFVLMLPALIVTLIFSYVPMFGLYMAFINYSPGGGSFFGQFFTTEFVGLEWFNYFFTNGDFVRVMRNTLAQSFLSLLFGFPMPIILALMINEMRNGWFKRTFQTVSYMPHFISWVIAANIIITVLSSSGVINNLLTGLGIIDEPIQFMQNGPLFWWIIAFSNTWKDMGFNAIMYLAAISAINPELYEVAKVDGASRLKQMLHITLPSIKPTIIILAILAVGGILNAGFDQQFLMQNNTVLQYSEVIDTYTYKYGLQNGMFSYGAAVGLFKSVVAFILVLSVNKMAKKMNEQSLF; encoded by the coding sequence ATGGAATCCATAATGAAAGCGGAATCAAGTAAATCTGTTCCACCCCAAAAGAAGCGCAGCATTGGAAATTCAAATGTATGGGGGAGATTGAAGGAACAGCGGCTGTTATTTGTACTCATGCTTCCGGCTTTAATCGTCACACTCATATTTTCATACGTTCCCATGTTTGGCTTATACATGGCTTTCATTAATTACTCGCCAGGCGGAGGATCATTTTTCGGACAGTTTTTTACAACAGAGTTTGTAGGGCTGGAGTGGTTTAACTACTTCTTTACGAATGGCGATTTCGTTAGAGTAATGCGAAATACGCTGGCACAAAGCTTTCTATCTCTGTTATTCGGTTTCCCAATGCCGATTATTCTTGCCTTAATGATTAATGAAATGCGAAATGGCTGGTTCAAACGGACGTTTCAAACGGTATCTTACATGCCTCATTTTATTTCTTGGGTCATTGCCGCAAATATTATTATCACGGTACTTTCTTCAAGCGGTGTCATCAACAATTTGTTGACGGGGCTTGGAATTATCGATGAGCCGATTCAGTTTATGCAAAATGGTCCGCTGTTCTGGTGGATTATCGCTTTCTCCAACACATGGAAGGACATGGGCTTTAACGCCATTATGTATTTGGCCGCTATCTCAGCTATTAACCCGGAGCTGTACGAGGTGGCGAAGGTAGACGGGGCAAGCCGATTAAAGCAAATGCTGCACATCACGCTACCGTCTATTAAACCGACCATTATCATTCTTGCCATTTTAGCGGTAGGCGGAATATTGAATGCAGGTTTTGATCAGCAATTTTTGATGCAAAATAATACGGTGCTCCAATATTCGGAAGTTATTGACACGTACACGTACAAATATGGTTTGCAAAACGGAATGTTCTCTTACGGAGCAGCTGTTGGATTATTCAAATCGGTCGTCGCGTTTATCCTTGTACTAAGCGTCAATAAGATGGCCAAAAAAATGAATGAACAGTCGTTGTTCTAG
- a CDS encoding sensor histidine kinase has product MKKVTGWLTRPFNNLRLREKLFVMFLLGAIIPLVFFVLYSYQTIKSELSDQMYTNSVASVAQINSNLENKLDTYTKLSANLYLNNSLRAYLTNNYTEEPSLFVDAYQYINNTFSNMLTTNPDIHSMSIYINNDSLPADGIYIKRMDDAFKRSTTYRSLLNSYGNVRFVATPPVVDQPSMFTLTRMLNISNLDNAYGILTINILESDIFRLMEKETSEKTILIVNDSGLIMSAKDKNMLNRPLNQFVKEKFPSAREGRFDSSFNGEKMLVVYNTTKFGWKSISLVPYSSFLTKANKTAKRILIFALISFGLMTLFIYATARQFTKRVDYLVGMIRRIEREEFDLFDIRPLGRDEIGQIGNVLRKMAQRLSNLISDVYKKEIDKREAEMNVLQAQINPHFLYNTLASISSLAIRNSDQRMNKMVTDLAKFYRISLNKGKNKLSIHEEIQLTRYYVAIQQVRFGELIRVHYQIEESVLPCPIVKLTLQPFVENAMNHAIWDDTLGINIMIKAYRDGHDIILKVIDDGMGMHMRGHSGEELPVSSDNLSGYGIRNVDNRIKLLYGESYGVSIYSRLGIGTTVTIRIPGR; this is encoded by the coding sequence ATGAAAAAGGTAACAGGCTGGCTGACGAGGCCTTTTAACAATTTGCGGCTAAGAGAAAAGCTGTTTGTCATGTTTTTACTCGGGGCCATTATTCCTTTAGTGTTTTTTGTTCTATATTCTTATCAGACGATTAAGAGCGAGCTTTCTGACCAAATGTACACGAACTCCGTTGCGTCTGTTGCTCAAATCAATTCAAATTTAGAAAATAAGCTGGATACGTACACAAAGCTTTCAGCAAATCTTTATTTAAACAATTCGCTGCGCGCTTACTTAACGAATAACTATACAGAGGAGCCCTCTCTGTTTGTTGATGCCTATCAATACATTAATAACACCTTTTCGAATATGCTGACTACAAATCCAGATATTCATTCCATGTCTATTTATATTAATAACGATTCGCTACCAGCTGACGGCATTTACATTAAACGAATGGATGATGCGTTCAAACGGTCGACTACGTACCGCTCATTGCTTAACAGCTACGGAAATGTTCGGTTTGTAGCAACGCCCCCTGTTGTTGACCAGCCTTCCATGTTTACGCTGACACGCATGCTTAATATTAGCAATCTAGACAATGCCTATGGAATTTTGACCATCAACATTTTGGAATCGGATATTTTCCGTTTGATGGAGAAAGAGACTTCAGAGAAAACGATATTAATCGTCAATGATAGCGGCCTTATTATGTCCGCTAAGGACAAAAACATGTTAAATCGTCCGCTTAATCAATTTGTGAAGGAGAAATTTCCGAGCGCCAGAGAAGGAAGATTCGACAGCAGCTTTAATGGAGAAAAAATGCTAGTCGTCTATAATACGACCAAATTCGGTTGGAAAAGCATCTCGCTGGTCCCTTACAGCAGCTTCCTTACCAAAGCAAATAAAACAGCTAAGCGGATTTTAATTTTTGCATTAATCAGCTTTGGGCTTATGACGCTGTTCATCTACGCCACAGCCAGACAATTTACGAAACGCGTCGATTATTTAGTCGGCATGATCCGGCGTATCGAAAGAGAGGAGTTCGATCTCTTCGACATAAGGCCGCTTGGACGCGATGAAATTGGCCAAATCGGAAATGTGCTGCGGAAGATGGCGCAGCGGCTCAGCAATTTAATTTCCGACGTATACAAGAAAGAAATCGATAAGCGAGAAGCCGAGATGAATGTGCTGCAAGCGCAAATTAATCCGCATTTTTTGTACAATACACTCGCCTCCATATCGTCGCTTGCCATTCGAAATTCAGATCAGCGAATGAACAAAATGGTTACAGATCTAGCAAAGTTTTACCGGATCTCGCTCAACAAAGGGAAAAACAAACTTTCAATCCATGAAGAAATTCAGCTTACCCGCTACTACGTTGCCATCCAGCAGGTGAGATTCGGCGAACTCATTCGCGTGCATTATCAAATCGAGGAATCCGTACTGCCCTGCCCAATCGTAAAGCTAACGCTGCAGCCATTCGTTGAAAACGCGATGAACCATGCCATTTGGGACGACACGCTCGGAATTAACATTATGATAAAGGCTTATCGCGACGGCCATGATATCATTCTCAAAGTTATCGATGACGGCATGGGCATGCATATGCGCGGCCATAGCGGAGAAGAGCTGCCGGTTAGCAGCGACAACTTGTCTGGTTATGGCATTCGCAACGTCGACAATCGAATTAAACTTTTGTACGGCGAATCCTATGGCGTCTCTATTTACAGCAGGCTTGGAATTGGCACAACGGTAACGATAAGAATTCCTGGACGTTAA
- the hflK gene encoding FtsH protease activity modulator HflK, whose protein sequence is MSFTDQNQNLGENHSMSGRRPPELKPSTVKKIVFGIVAAVIVIYLGTTSFYTVQEQERAAILTFGKYSNETSAGLHFKWPYPIQDVKIVKAELTQRIHIGYRQVGSEAIPNDEEAMMITGDENIVSADAVVQWKISNIHDYLYNISDAEQFLRNAASSSIRAVIGSEKLDYAITDGKTVIQDKVREKLIELQSKYKTGIQIIDIKFQDIEPPSGQVAEAFREVTNAREEKNTKINNAAKYENDRIPKARGEAQALLENAEGQKKSRILNAEGDVAKFNAIFGEYKKNPNVTQSRLVLETLEKILPNAKIFITNSNSDTVNYLPLNELLRSGSGSTTTPPATTPPPVTEAPQGGDAQ, encoded by the coding sequence TTGAGCTTTACAGATCAAAATCAGAACCTAGGCGAGAATCACAGCATGAGCGGTCGAAGGCCGCCAGAGCTAAAGCCAAGTACGGTTAAAAAAATCGTATTCGGTATCGTCGCCGCAGTTATTGTCATTTATTTAGGAACAACCTCCTTTTACACAGTACAGGAGCAGGAACGGGCAGCCATTTTAACCTTTGGCAAGTATTCGAATGAAACTTCAGCAGGTTTGCATTTTAAATGGCCTTATCCGATTCAAGATGTCAAAATTGTAAAAGCGGAGCTGACACAGCGGATTCATATCGGTTATCGACAAGTGGGCTCAGAAGCCATTCCAAATGATGAAGAAGCGATGATGATCACGGGTGATGAAAACATTGTTTCCGCGGATGCAGTTGTACAATGGAAGATAAGCAACATTCATGATTACTTATACAATATTTCCGATGCGGAGCAGTTTCTGCGAAATGCAGCAAGCTCCTCGATTCGTGCAGTAATCGGCTCGGAGAAGCTTGATTACGCCATTACTGACGGTAAGACAGTGATCCAAGACAAGGTTCGGGAGAAGCTGATTGAGCTGCAGTCCAAGTACAAAACCGGCATACAAATCATTGATATCAAGTTCCAGGATATCGAGCCGCCAAGCGGTCAAGTGGCTGAGGCCTTCCGTGAGGTAACGAATGCACGCGAGGAGAAAAATACCAAAATTAATAACGCTGCGAAGTATGAGAATGACCGTATTCCGAAAGCGCGCGGCGAGGCGCAAGCGCTTCTTGAAAATGCCGAAGGACAGAAGAAATCTCGGATTCTGAATGCCGAGGGTGACGTTGCCAAGTTTAATGCAATATTCGGCGAGTACAAAAAAAATCCGAATGTTACCCAAAGTCGTTTGGTGCTGGAGACGCTTGAAAAAATATTGCCGAACGCGAAAATCTTTATTACGAATTCGAACAGCGATACCGTAAATTATTTGCCACTAAATGAATTGCTGCGCAGCGGTAGCGGCAGCACGACGACTCCGCCGGCAACAACGCCGCCGCCAGTCACAGAAGCTCCGCAAGGAGGTGACGCACAATGA
- a CDS encoding response regulator: MYSILIVDDEAIELETMEHYVPWDKIGITVVGTARNGKEALSKLAELKPDIILTDVRMPIMDGLEFGRRAKQIDKNVKIIFLSGHNEFQYIKAALNIEATGYLLKPIDMEELIALIEKVKKKCEEEQLSDQGGEWLREKWMTRIIREPNEEKRKDWIRKWELSSSDFSASREFTAFYATIDAPADYPISAQPASEASPDRVELLRTIARQYLDSFIVVESEPHALFVLFQWRNEQRAAIATMGFWEKFREELSLSFGAQITIGLSAPHTGFHLIWDAYLQARACNEEKFFKLGGAVITPDDLLPTKQTDDDGEQLAARLASALQSGDAKQVTMQLEALFSTIRVERIHRNFTIRAIIRLMAALEQHFSMLLAGSLKDLLLVDHWKEISSMSSSSQIQAYVMHFCEEIRKALSERDVDRNQAVADQIVKLISERYHLPLTVEEIAKEVYLSPNYIRSIFKEKMGETILDYITKVRMNRAADLLKDKSLKVREVAHSVGYENVSYFCSIFHRHKGSTPNEFRKMYL, encoded by the coding sequence ATGTACAGCATTTTGATAGTGGATGATGAAGCCATTGAGCTCGAAACGATGGAGCATTATGTGCCATGGGACAAAATCGGCATTACGGTCGTGGGGACGGCGCGAAATGGCAAGGAAGCGCTTAGCAAGCTGGCTGAATTAAAGCCTGACATTATTTTGACAGATGTCCGTATGCCCATTATGGACGGGCTGGAATTCGGAAGAAGAGCAAAGCAAATCGATAAGAACGTAAAAATCATATTTTTGAGCGGACATAACGAGTTTCAGTATATTAAGGCAGCGCTGAACATTGAGGCGACTGGCTACTTGTTAAAACCGATAGATATGGAGGAGCTGATCGCGTTAATTGAGAAGGTTAAGAAAAAGTGCGAGGAGGAACAGTTATCAGATCAGGGCGGAGAATGGCTGCGTGAAAAATGGATGACCCGTATTATACGCGAGCCAAATGAAGAGAAGCGAAAGGATTGGATTCGGAAATGGGAGCTTAGCTCATCTGATTTCAGTGCAAGCAGGGAGTTTACAGCCTTTTATGCAACGATAGATGCGCCGGCAGACTATCCGATTTCGGCGCAGCCAGCAAGCGAAGCCTCTCCCGATAGAGTGGAGCTATTGCGGACTATTGCCCGGCAGTACCTCGATTCCTTTATTGTTGTTGAAAGCGAGCCACATGCTTTATTCGTTCTCTTTCAATGGCGAAATGAGCAGAGAGCCGCAATAGCTACAATGGGTTTCTGGGAAAAGTTCCGAGAGGAGCTCTCCCTCTCCTTCGGCGCACAAATTACGATAGGATTGTCCGCGCCGCATACCGGGTTTCATCTTATTTGGGATGCCTACTTGCAGGCGCGAGCTTGCAATGAGGAGAAGTTTTTCAAGCTCGGCGGAGCCGTCATAACGCCGGATGATTTATTGCCTACCAAACAAACGGATGATGATGGCGAGCAGCTTGCAGCTCGGCTTGCTTCCGCCTTGCAGTCAGGAGACGCCAAGCAGGTAACCATGCAGTTAGAAGCGCTCTTCTCAACGATTCGCGTAGAACGTATCCATCGAAATTTTACTATTCGAGCCATTATTAGGCTAATGGCTGCATTAGAGCAGCATTTCTCCATGCTGCTTGCAGGCTCGCTCAAGGACTTGCTGCTTGTGGACCATTGGAAGGAAATCTCGTCGATGAGCTCATCCTCACAGATTCAAGCTTATGTCATGCACTTCTGTGAAGAAATAAGAAAGGCTTTAAGCGAAAGAGATGTTGACCGCAATCAAGCCGTAGCCGACCAAATCGTTAAGCTTATTAGTGAACGGTATCATTTGCCGCTTACGGTCGAGGAGATTGCCAAGGAGGTCTACTTATCACCCAACTATATTCGAAGCATTTTTAAAGAAAAAATGGGTGAGACGATTCTTGATTATATAACGAAGGTTCGTATGAACCGGGCAGCTGACTTGTTAAAGGACAAATCCCTTAAGGTGCGTGAGGTCGCTCACAGCGTCGGGTATGAGAACGTCTCTTATTTTTGCTCCATCTTCCATAGGCACAAAGGCAGTACACCTAATGAGTTTCGGAAAATGTATCTATAG
- a CDS encoding carbohydrate ABC transporter permease, which translates to MAKFKNDFLFMSIVYLFIIAVFIVTFYPFWNIFIISFNSAEDTLRGNLYLWPRDFSLASYKQILSDSEIWTAIKVTVLRTLIGTPLAVIVISMLSYSLSKRELVGNRFWSLYFVFTMYFGGGLIPYYMVLKSLHLIDSFMVFILPGMMNVFYMIIVRTFMQQLPQELDESAKIDGANYMQIFFKIILPLTTPVLATIGMFTAIGHWNAWFDSYVFTYNSDLKTLQAVLVKILNQYQTSSMVGDAQQLADASKRLAVSPDTIRMAATMVATLPILMVYPFLQKYFVKGMTLGAVKS; encoded by the coding sequence ATGGCAAAATTTAAAAATGATTTTCTGTTTATGTCGATTGTCTACTTATTCATCATCGCGGTGTTTATCGTAACCTTTTATCCTTTCTGGAACATATTTATCATTTCGTTTAATAGTGCTGAAGATACGCTGCGAGGAAATCTGTATTTGTGGCCAAGAGATTTCAGCCTAGCCAGCTACAAGCAAATTTTATCCGATAGCGAGATTTGGACAGCCATTAAAGTTACGGTGCTGCGGACGCTAATCGGAACGCCACTCGCGGTTATTGTCATTAGTATGCTTTCCTATTCACTAAGTAAACGCGAGCTCGTTGGAAATCGGTTCTGGTCACTGTATTTTGTGTTCACGATGTACTTTGGCGGCGGGCTCATTCCATATTACATGGTGCTCAAAAGCTTGCATCTCATTGACAGCTTTATGGTGTTTATTTTACCGGGCATGATGAATGTCTTTTATATGATTATTGTACGAACCTTCATGCAGCAGCTTCCGCAGGAGCTGGATGAATCAGCAAAAATAGACGGCGCTAATTACATGCAAATTTTCTTCAAAATTATATTGCCGCTAACGACACCAGTGCTCGCGACGATCGGCATGTTTACGGCCATTGGCCACTGGAACGCTTGGTTCGATTCCTATGTGTTCACGTATAACTCTGATCTTAAGACGCTTCAGGCCGTGCTCGTAAAAATCTTGAATCAGTATCAAACCAGCTCCATGGTTGGCGATGCACAGCAGCTCGCTGATGCTTCGAAACGACTGGCCGTGTCTCCGGATACGATTCGGATGGCGGCAACTATGGTAGCAACGCTTCCGATATTAATGGTTTATCCATTTTTACAAAAATATTTTGTTAAAGGCATGACCCTTGGTGCAGTAAAAAGCTAA